One Cryptomeria japonica chromosome 9, Sugi_1.0, whole genome shotgun sequence genomic window carries:
- the LOC131037946 gene encoding LOW QUALITY PROTEIN: CAAX prenyl protease 1 homolog (The sequence of the model RefSeq protein was modified relative to this genomic sequence to represent the inferred CDS: inserted 1 base in 1 codon; substituted 1 base at 1 genomic stop codon): MTDCSQIQGVVSKEKFEKSRAYSIDKSRFHFIHVAVVIIADSLILRFRELPWVWQKSEVVVLKLGLDPQNEIIHTLGFLLAITLWSQFIYLPFSLYSTSVFKYXHGFSSXTIFLFFRDMLVSLGLMVLLGPPIVAGVVIIVQEGGSYLAIYLWAFTLVLSIVMMSLYPVLIAPLFNKFTPLPEEELRSNIEKLASSLKFPLWKLFVIDGSARSSHSNAYMYGFYSSKQNVI; the protein is encoded by the exons ATGACTGATTGCAGCCAAATACAAGGAGTGGTGAGCAAAGAGAAGTTTGAAAAGTCTAGGGCCTATAGCATTGACAAGAGTCGCTTTCACTTTATCCATGTTGCAGTGGTAATCATTGCGGACTCTTTAATTTTACGTTTTAGAGAGCTACCATGGGTTTGGCAGAAATCAGAAGTTGTAGTTTTAAAGTTAGGGCTGGATCCTCAAAATGAAATCATTCATACGTTAGGTTTTTTGCTAGCTATTACTCTATGGTCTCAATTTATATATCTTCCCTTCTCATTGTATTCAACCTCTGTCTTTAAGTATTGACATGGGTTTAGCA aaacaatttttctattttttagagaCATGCTCGTTAGTTTGGGTCTTATGGTTTTGCTTGGACCACCAATTGTTGCCGGAGTTGTCATAATTGTCCAGGAAGGAGGTTCATACTTAGCAATTTACCTCTGGGCATTTACGCTGGTTTTATCAATTGTGATGATGTCTTTGTACCCAGTTCTTATTGCTCCACTCTTTAATAAATTCACTCCTCTTCCGGAAGAAGAGCTCAGGTCAAATATTGAGAAGCTAGCATCATCTCTTAAATTTCCATTGTGGAAGCTCTTTGTAATTGATGGATCAGCAAGATCGAGTCATAGCAATGCGTACATGTATGGTTTTTACAGTAGCAAGCAGAATGTGATTTGA